The Bartonella krasnovii sequence TGCTATGCTAAATCTAGCAAATTTAAATTTAACCCTGTGTATCGGGAAGCGAGTGAGAAACGGCAGGCAGCAGGATACTGGAAAGGTTTCTGGAATAATGCTGATCGTCCAACGATGCGTTACGATATTTTAGACTTTACGCCAAATGAGGGGCAATGGAAATGGTCAAAAGAAAAAGCAGAGGAAGCGATTGCAAATTATGTTGATTACTTAGAAAATCATTCCTCTATTTCACTAGAAGAATATTGGAGAAAGACGGGTTGCACTAAAAAATTTATACGTAGAAATCCTTCTGGCAAGGGGAAAAATATGGGCGTTGAACATTGGATTCCGCCTACAGAAAATATTTTACGAAATACAAACTGGTTAGATCATTTTGCCTCTAAACCGTTAGAAGATTTTAAGGGGGCGTTCGATTTTCCGAAAAATCCAGAGGCGATAAAGGTTCTATTAGAAAGTAGTACAAGCGAGAACGACATAATCCTCGATTTTTTCGCGGGCTCTAGCACGACCGCCCACGCGGTGATGGACTTAAACGCGCAAGATGGCGGCAATCGTAAATTCATCATGGTGCAATTGCCTGAATTGTGTGATGAGAAGAGCGAAGCTTATAAGGCTGGTTATAAAACTATCTGCGATATAGGAATTGAACGTATTCGCCGCGCTGGTGCACAAATTAAGCAAAAGCATAAAGCAGAACTCATAGGTGAGCAGCCTCTAGACACTGGATTTCGTGTGCTAGAGCTCGATAGTTCTAACTTTCCCATATGGGACGATAGTCCGATTGATCCGAATGCACTTGATGTTAAAGAACAATTGCGAATGCGCTTTGATCATGTTTTGCGGGGGGTAAATCCCGAGCACTCTCATCAAGATATTATTTTCGAGATCATGCTTAAATATGGTTGGTCACTGGATTTAAAAATTTATCCTTTACCAATCAATGGAAAAAAATTCTATTATATAGGCGAGAGCGAAGGCGATGTCTTGGTGATTATAGCCATAGATCCGCCTTTTGAACCTGAAGATGCGGAGGAGATGATAAAATATTTGCCCGTAAAAATCGTAGCGCTTGATGCGGCCTTTGAAGGTGATGAGGCGCTTATTAATTGCGACTTTATCTTTAAAGACAATGAAGTAAGTTTTGATAAAATTTAAACTATAAAGAGACGATTGGGGCGTCGATATGAAACTTAAATTTAAAAAACAAGAATTTCAAAATGATGCGGTTAAAAGCGTCACTGATTTATTTAAAGGACAAGCGCGAAGAGCTTCTTCTTTTTCCTTGCGTTCCGAACCAGGACAATTAGCGTTAAAAGAATTTGGCTATGGTAATCAATTATCGATTAGTGATGAAAGCATATTAGCAAATTTACGAGAGGTGCAACAGAACAATAAACTCTTGGTGAGTAAGACGCTAGAGCAAAAGCAGTTTTCTATTGAGATGGAAACGGGGACAGGCAAAACCTATGTCTATAGCAAGACGATTTTTGAGTTAAATCAACGCTATGGCTTTACTAAATTTATTATTGTCGTACCAAGTGTTGCGATTCGCGAAGGGGTATATAAATCACTGCAGGTAACGAGGGAGCATTTTCAAGCAGAGTTTGATAATCTGCCCTATCGTTATTTTATTTATAATTCAAAAGATCTTTCGCAAATTCGCCAATTTGCAAACTCGACCAATATTGAAATTATGATTATCAATATTGATGCATTTAAAAAAGCAGAAAATATTATCAATCTTCCGCAGGATAAACTGAATGGCGAAAGTGCTATGCGCTATATCCAAGACACAAATCCGATTGTGATCATAGATGAACCGCAATCAGTGGATAATACAGCAAAAGCGAAGGAGGCTATTGTAAGTCTTAATCCGCTTTGTGTTTTCCGCTATAGTGCCACGCATAAAGATGAGATTAATCTTTTATATCGTCTAACACCTGTTGATGCTTATAAAAAAGGACTGGTGAAGCAAATTTGTGTCTCTTCTAATCAGATAGAGAAAGATTTTAATCGTCCCTATATTGCTCTGAAAGGCGTATCACACGAACATGGCTTTAAGGCGCGGTTAGAGCTAGACGTTGCCGGCAAAGGCGGCACTGTCAGCCGCAAGACCATGACGGTTAAACCAGGGGATGATCTGTATCTCATTACGGGCGGGCGTGAGCTTTATAGGGGGTACATTGTTTCGGGTATCAATTGCATGGCGGGGGATGAAGCCGTTGAGTTTTCTGATACTGAAATTGTTAAATTTGGCCATCCGCTTGGTGATGTGAATACAATAGAGCTTAAACGTGCGCAAATTTATCGCACTATAGAAACACATTTAGATAAGGAATTGCGGCTTGTACCTTTAGGGATCAAAGTTTTATCACTTTTTTTTATTGATGAGGTGGCTAAATATCGTAGCAATGATGAAGAGCCCGCGCTTTATGAGCGTATGTTTGAAGAATGTTATGAAGAGCTGTTGGCGAAAGAGAAATATGCACTCTTGCGGACTAGGTTTACGCAAAATGTTCGAAACGTGCACGGGGGTTATTTCTCGCAAGACAGGAAGGGAGTGTATAAGGATACAAAAGGCGACAGCCAAGCTGATGATGACACTTATAACACAATTATGCGAGATAAGGAGTGGTTATTATCTTTTGCATGCCCCTTACGTTTTATCTTTTCGCATTCAGCATTGAGGGAAGGCTGGGATAATCCGAATGTGTTTCAAGTGTGCATGTTGATTGAGCAAAAATCGAATTTTACTGCACGGCAAAAGATTGGTCGCGGTTTGCGCTTGTGCGTAAACCAACAAGGTGAGCAGGTAGAAGATAAAGATATAAATGTGCTGCATGTCATGGTGAATGAAAGTTTTGCTGAGTTTGTGAGTACATTGCAAAAAGAATTAGAGGCAGATATTGGTTATAAATTTGGTACATTGCAGATGGAGCAGTTGGTTGGCCGTATGTATGAAGATGTAAAATATGTGGCCGCTAAAGTGGAAGTGCCGCAAGCACAAAAAATTGTTAAAACGCTTGTTGCAAAAGATTTGATTGATGAGGCGGGTGTCGTAAAAGTAGATCAAGATTTAGTGGCTAGTGAATTTGAAGCTATAGCGACGTCGGAAATGCCACGCGAGTTATATCAAGAAATTGTCAAAAAAATTAATGCAGGCGCGCTTATTAATGTTGAGACGCTGCAAGATCTGACGTATACAATAGCTGTCATGGAAACAAAGACTCTGTCTTCGCAAGAGGCTGCTGGTATATTGGTTGAGTTGCGTGAAAAAGCCTTGCTTACATCAGCAGGGAAAATTACAGATACATTAAAAATGCAATGGGCGGCTGGGACGTTGGATTTAAGTGAACGTTTTAGTAAAGGGCAGAAGCAAGCTGTGCTGCAGGCGTTAGAAGCAAGCCAAGCCATG is a genomic window containing:
- a CDS encoding DEAD/DEAH box helicase family protein, which codes for MKLKFKKQEFQNDAVKSVTDLFKGQARRASSFSLRSEPGQLALKEFGYGNQLSISDESILANLREVQQNNKLLVSKTLEQKQFSIEMETGTGKTYVYSKTIFELNQRYGFTKFIIVVPSVAIREGVYKSLQVTREHFQAEFDNLPYRYFIYNSKDLSQIRQFANSTNIEIMIINIDAFKKAENIINLPQDKLNGESAMRYIQDTNPIVIIDEPQSVDNTAKAKEAIVSLNPLCVFRYSATHKDEINLLYRLTPVDAYKKGLVKQICVSSNQIEKDFNRPYIALKGVSHEHGFKARLELDVAGKGGTVSRKTMTVKPGDDLYLITGGRELYRGYIVSGINCMAGDEAVEFSDTEIVKFGHPLGDVNTIELKRAQIYRTIETHLDKELRLVPLGIKVLSLFFIDEVAKYRSNDEEPALYERMFEECYEELLAKEKYALLRTRFTQNVRNVHGGYFSQDRKGVYKDTKGDSQADDDTYNTIMRDKEWLLSFACPLRFIFSHSALREGWDNPNVFQVCMLIEQKSNFTARQKIGRGLRLCVNQQGEQVEDKDINVLHVMVNESFAEFVSTLQKELEADIGYKFGTLQMEQLVGRMYEDVKYVAAKVEVPQAQKIVKTLVAKDLIDEAGVVKVDQDLVASEFEAIATSEMPRELYQEIVKKINAGALINVETLQDLTYTIAVMETKTLSSQEAAGILVELREKALLTSAGKITDTLKMQWAAGTLDLSERFSKGQKQAVLQALEASQAMPIIRNATREVRVKLKKQTVISPEFLSLWEKINKKTTYRAKLDHTEFVAKAVDAVKKMAPVAPAHLVYQTAEIELDSSGVTYEEKLLKQSALDYSSCALPNIIHYLTLKLKLTAKTIIGILIKSGREHEFVKNPQAFLERIEEILNKTHVNLAIDGIKYLKLVGKEYSVQELFTSKELVANLERTAVVSEKSVYDHVVYESSVEKEFAQSLENDPEVRLFFKLPRSFKIATPIGSYTPDWAVFLEREGEQKLYFVLETKGASSEFDLRLKEILKIKCGKAHFDALQTSVVFNDQPVTNWRAYKRGVSARDGVTGTPSTELVAAE
- a CDS encoding site-specific DNA-methyltransferase: MSIIAGEDKIEGMSQSPVNPDMEKLKAVFPQCFAEGKLDIDQLLNLCGEYIDNDFEKFKFEWKGKGASLKLAQKPSLATLRPKREESVSFDNTHNLYIKGDNLEVLKLIQRAYFGQVKMIYIDPPYNTGNDFIYDDDFKDPLARYKEVTSQTTKSNPETMGRFHTAWLNMIYPRLRLAQTLLRDDGVIFISIDDHEVHNLRKVCDEVFGEENFRNVFILKRYDKNINSQFVQDGLVSFNTGFEYVLCYAKSSKFKFNPVYREASEKRQAAGYWKGFWNNADRPTMRYDILDFTPNEGQWKWSKEKAEEAIANYVDYLENHSSISLEEYWRKTGCTKKFIRRNPSGKGKNMGVEHWIPPTENILRNTNWLDHFASKPLEDFKGAFDFPKNPEAIKVLLESSTSENDIILDFFAGSSTTAHAVMDLNAQDGGNRKFIMVQLPELCDEKSEAYKAGYKTICDIGIERIRRAGAQIKQKHKAELIGEQPLDTGFRVLELDSSNFPIWDDSPIDPNALDVKEQLRMRFDHVLRGVNPEHSHQDIIFEIMLKYGWSLDLKIYPLPINGKKFYYIGESEGDVLVIIAIDPPFEPEDAEEMIKYLPVKIVALDAAFEGDEALINCDFIFKDNEVSFDKI